A DNA window from bacterium contains the following coding sequences:
- the mobB gene encoding molybdopterin-guanine dinucleotide biosynthesis protein B, whose translation MAAHGAPGADLQEVLERLLAVARPLPAETVSVWEAAGRIVATRLRAPVAVPRISRAAMDGVVCHDGDVRGAAEGRPVTLKITGTSVMGEPPGPGPARGEAWTITTGAPIPRRGDRVLPLEAVRTDGAAIYVERSVPRKRHVAGPGEDIQPGDVLASPGEPIPPAAAGAMAASGVGAVSVHRRPHVALVATGNELVELTAGDPPPPPGCIVNSNAVMLAGELAAAGCAVDYRGILPDRPRELARAFAAMRNRYDVVLSTGGVSVGRHDLVHRTWLDLGARRYAGRVELKPGGPFFAARAGRTWAIGLSGTPVACLAAFHLLVRPVLRRLAGARFAVRPVELLALDGGWPLATDRFRAVWGRLDAERGGRTVHALTNSSLGRLTLLTAADALVLLPAGTPPLAPGSPVAVLRLDRPEDRESLRLPASTPGPLVIGVLGASGSGKTAVVAGLITRFTARGLRVNAVKHAAHGFQIDRPQSDSARMLDAGAARVVLAGPSETTVRIAGEMALSSLLRGPARGGGPAAPDLVLVEGFGAAGHPVIQVGSPKPDADSGEPWMTIPAVTALSDAALETTLDRIAARIVTLLPRVPARG comes from the coding sequence GTGGCGGCTCACGGCGCGCCGGGCGCCGACCTGCAAGAAGTCCTCGAACGCCTCCTGGCGGTGGCCCGGCCGCTTCCGGCCGAGACTGTGTCGGTCTGGGAGGCGGCGGGCCGGATCGTTGCGACTCGCCTGCGCGCGCCCGTTGCCGTGCCCCGTATCTCCCGCGCCGCGATGGACGGCGTCGTGTGCCACGATGGCGACGTCCGCGGGGCCGCCGAGGGCCGGCCCGTGACGTTGAAAATCACCGGGACATCGGTCATGGGCGAGCCCCCGGGCCCCGGGCCCGCGCGGGGCGAAGCATGGACCATTACTACCGGCGCGCCCATCCCGCGTCGCGGGGACCGCGTGCTCCCGCTCGAGGCCGTCCGCACCGACGGTGCCGCGATCTACGTCGAACGGAGCGTGCCGCGCAAGCGCCATGTCGCCGGCCCCGGCGAGGACATTCAACCCGGCGACGTGCTGGCCTCGCCGGGTGAGCCGATCCCGCCCGCGGCCGCCGGGGCCATGGCGGCATCCGGGGTCGGCGCGGTCTCCGTGCATCGCCGGCCGCACGTCGCGCTCGTCGCGACCGGCAACGAACTGGTGGAGCTCACCGCCGGGGATCCTCCGCCGCCGCCCGGCTGCATTGTCAACAGCAATGCGGTCATGCTCGCCGGCGAACTCGCCGCCGCGGGCTGCGCCGTGGACTACCGGGGCATTCTGCCCGACCGGCCGCGCGAGCTGGCGCGCGCCTTCGCCGCGATGCGGAACCGTTACGACGTCGTGCTGTCCACCGGCGGCGTGTCGGTGGGCCGGCACGATCTCGTGCATCGGACCTGGCTCGACCTGGGCGCCCGGCGGTACGCCGGCCGCGTCGAGTTGAAGCCGGGCGGTCCGTTCTTCGCCGCGCGGGCGGGACGCACGTGGGCGATCGGCCTCTCGGGCACGCCGGTCGCGTGCCTGGCCGCGTTCCACCTGCTCGTCCGGCCGGTGCTGCGGCGGCTGGCCGGCGCGCGCTTCGCCGTCCGGCCGGTTGAGCTGCTGGCCCTCGACGGCGGATGGCCGCTGGCGACCGACCGGTTCCGCGCGGTATGGGGACGCCTCGACGCGGAGCGCGGCGGGCGGACGGTCCACGCGTTGACGAATTCCTCCCTCGGCCGTCTCACGCTGCTGACCGCGGCCGACGCGCTCGTGCTGTTGCCCGCGGGAACGCCGCCGCTTGCCCCCGGATCGCCCGTCGCAGTTCTCCGCCTGGACCGCCCGGAGGACCGCGAATCCCTGCGCCTTCCCGCCTCGACGCCGGGCCCGCTCGTCATCGGCGTGCTGGGCGCGTCCGGCAGCGGCAAGACGGCGGTCGTCGCCGGGCTCATTACACGTTTCACGGCACGCGGCCTTCGGGTGAACGCGGTGAAGCACGCCGCGCACGGCTTCCAGATCGACCGCCCGCAGAGCGACAGCGCGCGCATGCTGGACGCGGGCGCGGCGCGCGTCGTGCTGGCCGGCCCATCCGAAACCACGGTGCGGATCGCGGGCGAGATGGCGTTGTCATCGTTGCTCCGAGGCCCGGCCCGTGGCGGCGGACCCGCCGCGCCGGACCTCGTCCTTGTTGAAGGCTTCGGGGCGGCGGGCCATCCCGTGATCCAGGTGGGATCGCCCAAGCCGGACGCGGATTCCGGCGAGCCGTGGATGACGATTCCCGCCGTCACCGCGTTGTCCGATGCCGCACTCGAAACGACGCTTGATCGCATCGCCGCCAGGATCGTGACGCTGCTCCCTCGGGTGCCCGCGCGCGGCTGA
- a CDS encoding class II aldolase/adducin family protein — MNGLREQIAACTRLLADLGILDYSGHVSARLPGRDAFLIQPFDQRRAGLDPDDLLTCDFDGAVLAGPVRRGTAEIRPPAEVYLHGEILRARPDVHAVAHLHDELSTVFTLVEGVALTAVKNHAARWADGIPIHPDPGHVGDSARGRAVAATLADHHALLIRAHGQVVVAESVPAVFADAVHFVENAAAMYRAALLGRVLPLRAEEIRDFLREFDRPRHVAKLWRDYTGRGRARGVLPSAWRLEEDGGAGRRRATSRPRRSRQSTGRTGSAPT, encoded by the coding sequence GTGAACGGCCTGCGCGAGCAGATCGCGGCCTGCACCCGGCTTCTCGCCGACCTGGGAATCCTCGACTACAGCGGCCACGTCAGCGCGCGGCTGCCGGGACGCGACGCCTTCCTGATTCAGCCGTTCGACCAACGCCGCGCCGGGCTCGACCCCGACGACCTGTTGACGTGCGATTTCGACGGCGCCGTGCTCGCGGGCCCGGTCCGACGCGGCACGGCGGAAATCCGGCCGCCGGCGGAAGTGTATCTGCACGGTGAGATCCTGCGGGCCCGCCCGGACGTCCACGCGGTGGCGCACCTGCACGACGAGTTGAGCACCGTGTTCACGCTCGTAGAGGGTGTCGCCCTGACGGCGGTCAAGAACCACGCCGCGCGCTGGGCGGACGGCATCCCGATCCACCCCGATCCCGGGCACGTCGGCGACTCCGCGCGGGGACGCGCGGTGGCCGCGACGCTCGCGGACCATCACGCCCTGCTGATCCGCGCCCACGGCCAGGTGGTCGTGGCCGAGAGCGTACCGGCCGTCTTCGCCGACGCCGTGCACTTCGTCGAGAACGCCGCGGCGATGTATCGGGCCGCCCTCCTCGGGCGCGTGCTGCCGCTGCGCGCGGAGGAGATCAGGGACTTCCTGCGGGAGTTCGACCGTCCCCGCCACGTCGCCAAGTTGTGGCGCGACTACACCGGCCGCGGCCGGGCGCGCGGCGTGCTGCCGTCGGCCTGGAGACTCGAGGAGGACGGAGGCGCGGGACGCCGGCGGGCTACATCCCGCCCGCGGCGGTCGCGGCAATCCACCGGAAGAACCGGGTCTGCACCCACTTGA
- a CDS encoding ABC transporter permease: MSVRAAARDAGVPRGGGRVPRNTVPALAVLAVLGIWQLSGLFLNPILVSTPSEVAQDLYWLVRWGALQLALVQSLQEMLMGLCAGLTVGIGLGVLMGRYAAVETVLAPYVNFFNATPLVVVIPLLVIWVGISIKARLLFIFLVTLWPVLLNTLAGIKNVNRGYVEVGMAFGLSEAQIVRCISLPAAVPYILTGVRISAGLAIIGMIVSEMEVSFVGLGFLLLHFGSAFETGRLLAVIMVSSLFGIANVLAVKWVQTRFFRWIAATAAGGM; encoded by the coding sequence GTGAGCGTTCGGGCCGCCGCGCGGGACGCCGGCGTCCCACGGGGAGGGGGCCGCGTTCCGCGCAACACCGTGCCCGCCCTCGCCGTCCTCGCCGTGCTGGGGATCTGGCAGCTGTCGGGGTTGTTCCTGAACCCCATCCTCGTCTCGACGCCGTCCGAGGTCGCCCAGGATCTTTACTGGCTCGTCCGTTGGGGGGCGCTGCAGCTGGCGCTGGTGCAGTCGCTTCAGGAGATGTTGATGGGCCTGTGCGCGGGCCTGACCGTCGGCATCGGGCTGGGGGTGCTGATGGGCCGGTACGCGGCGGTGGAGACGGTCCTCGCGCCGTACGTCAACTTCTTCAACGCCACCCCGCTGGTCGTCGTGATCCCGCTACTCGTCATCTGGGTGGGCATCAGCATCAAGGCGCGGCTCCTGTTCATCTTCCTGGTCACGCTGTGGCCCGTGCTGCTCAACACCCTCGCCGGCATCAAGAACGTGAACCGCGGTTACGTGGAGGTCGGCATGGCGTTCGGGTTGTCGGAGGCGCAGATCGTGCGCTGCATCAGCCTTCCCGCCGCCGTGCCGTACATTCTGACCGGCGTCCGGATCTCGGCCGGTCTCGCAATCATCGGCATGATCGTCAGCGAGATGGAGGTCAGTTTCGTCGGACTCGGCTTCCTGCTGCTCCACTTCGGGTCCGCGTTCGAAACCGGCCGGCTGCTGGCGGTGATCATGGTTTCCTCGCTCTTCGGCATCGCCAACGTGCTGGCGGTCAAGTGGGTGCAGACCCGGTTCTTCCGGTGGATTGCCGCGACCGCCGCGGGCGGGATGTAG
- a CDS encoding ABC transporter ATP-binding protein: MSGIVIEVRNVYKDYVGVHGAVRALADVSLEVREGEFLSLVGPSGCGKTTLLRIIDGITPPSRGEVVFDGRRLEGVSREMAFVFQDINLLPWRSVVENVEIGLVARAVGPEERRRRALETLELVGLRPVAGAPPYTLSGGMQQRVGVARALAIRPKVLLMDEPFGHLDNFTREVLQIEIAKLWRRLGMTVVFVTHDVDEAIFLSDRIALMQTGPGRLTEVLDVGMPHPRWEFNVRADPRAIALRESIIERLHVLRGVMV; encoded by the coding sequence GTGAGCGGGATCGTGATCGAGGTCCGGAACGTGTACAAGGATTATGTCGGCGTGCACGGCGCGGTGCGGGCGCTCGCGGACGTGAGCCTCGAGGTCCGCGAGGGGGAATTCCTCAGCCTGGTCGGGCCGAGCGGCTGCGGCAAGACGACCCTTCTACGCATCATCGACGGCATCACCCCGCCGTCGCGGGGAGAGGTGGTGTTCGACGGCCGGCGCCTGGAGGGCGTCTCCCGGGAGATGGCCTTTGTCTTTCAGGACATCAACCTGCTGCCGTGGCGCTCGGTCGTGGAGAACGTGGAGATCGGCCTCGTGGCGCGCGCGGTCGGCCCCGAGGAGCGGCGGCGCCGGGCGCTCGAGACCCTCGAGCTCGTCGGACTGCGGCCCGTCGCCGGCGCCCCGCCGTACACGCTGTCCGGCGGCATGCAGCAGCGCGTCGGCGTGGCTCGCGCGCTCGCGATCCGGCCCAAGGTGCTGCTGATGGACGAGCCCTTCGGCCACCTCGACAACTTTACCCGGGAGGTCCTCCAAATCGAGATCGCCAAGTTGTGGCGGCGGCTCGGGATGACGGTGGTGTTCGTCACCCATGACGTGGACGAGGCGATCTTCCTCTCCGACCGGATCGCGCTCATGCAGACGGGGCCCGGCCGGCTGACCGAGGTGCTGGACGTCGGGATGCCCCATCCGCGCTGGGAGTTCAACGTCCGGGCCGATCCCCGCGCCATCGCGCTCCGCGAGTCCATCATCGAGCGTCTCCACGTCCTCCGCGGGGTGATGGTGTGA
- a CDS encoding ABC transporter permease produces MSETSTGVLAAPARRRARAAGWRPDEMLRFGSLLAVFAAWQASGLFLNRIFISTPSIVARDFVGLVAAGTLPRAFLQSAFEMALGFSVAATLGITLGVLMGRINLLERTLDPFVNFFNATPTIALLPLMEIWFGIGFWARISFIVVISLWTMLINTLSGVRNVSRQYAEVGAAFGLSPFEATRQIFLPAAVPYILAGARLALAQAGVGMILSGQEIGEAGLGGLTENYGSYFQTGHLIAAIVSSTALVMLAFWLLRRTQARLFPWIAATSAGRR; encoded by the coding sequence GTGAGCGAGACGTCAACCGGCGTGCTGGCCGCCCCCGCCCGCCGCCGCGCGCGGGCGGCGGGATGGCGCCCGGACGAGATGCTCCGGTTCGGGTCGCTCCTCGCCGTGTTCGCGGCGTGGCAGGCGTCCGGGCTGTTCTTGAACCGGATTTTCATCTCCACGCCGTCGATCGTCGCGCGCGACTTCGTGGGACTCGTCGCCGCCGGCACGCTGCCGCGGGCGTTCCTCCAGAGCGCCTTCGAGATGGCCCTCGGGTTCAGCGTGGCGGCGACGCTCGGGATCACGCTCGGCGTGCTGATGGGCCGGATCAACCTGCTCGAGCGCACCCTCGATCCGTTCGTCAATTTCTTCAACGCCACGCCGACCATCGCGCTGCTGCCGCTCATGGAGATCTGGTTCGGCATCGGCTTTTGGGCGCGCATCTCGTTCATCGTGGTGATCTCGCTGTGGACCATGCTCATCAACACCCTGAGCGGTGTGCGGAACGTGAGCCGGCAGTACGCCGAGGTCGGCGCGGCCTTCGGGCTCAGCCCGTTTGAGGCCACGCGGCAGATCTTCCTGCCGGCCGCGGTGCCCTACATTCTCGCCGGCGCCCGACTGGCGCTGGCCCAGGCCGGCGTCGGCATGATTCTCTCCGGGCAGGAAATCGGCGAGGCCGGGCTCGGAGGTCTCACCGAGAACTACGGCTCGTACTTTCAGACCGGTCACCTGATCGCGGCCATCGTGTCGAGCACCGCCCTGGTGATGCTCGCGTTCTGGCTGCTCCGGCGCACCCAGGCCCGGCTCTTCCCCTGGATCGCCGCGACCTCGGCGGGACGGAGGTGA
- a CDS encoding LLM class flavin-dependent oxidoreductase, with protein sequence MNVELGLFMMPFHHPSRNYAAVLEEDREAVVLADRLGFTEVFVGEHFTSWTECISDPLMFFATVLERAPAIRFGTGVLNLPQTHPLSAAARAAQFDHLCRGRFIMGVGSGGLVSDLEAFGVTDAEARTRMLTEAVEMILRLWTQDPPYDLRGDAWTIALREGIWPEFKVGWALRPYQRPHPPIALSIVTPNSASARAAGERGWIPISGNFFNRRYLRSHWERYAEGCEQAGRRPDPCVWRVARCVLVTDTNAAAEAYLTDPDNGLSYYYEFFRHSFGVGRKALFMIKPDLEMPDGAVTVDGIKRAQVIAGSPDRVLDQLVALRDEIGHFGALLVTGHDWDQPELWRRSMELLATAVMPRFRQHAAAFKSRA encoded by the coding sequence GTGAACGTCGAGCTCGGTCTGTTCATGATGCCGTTTCACCATCCGAGCCGGAACTACGCCGCGGTCCTCGAGGAAGACCGTGAGGCCGTCGTGCTGGCCGACCGGCTCGGGTTCACCGAGGTCTTCGTCGGCGAGCACTTCACGTCGTGGACGGAGTGCATCAGCGATCCGCTGATGTTCTTCGCGACGGTGCTCGAGCGGGCACCCGCCATTCGGTTCGGCACCGGTGTCCTGAACCTGCCCCAGACGCATCCGCTCAGCGCGGCGGCGCGGGCCGCGCAGTTCGATCATCTGTGCCGCGGACGGTTCATCATGGGCGTCGGTTCGGGCGGGCTCGTGAGCGACCTGGAGGCCTTCGGCGTCACAGATGCCGAGGCCCGCACGCGCATGCTGACGGAAGCCGTCGAGATGATTCTGAGGCTGTGGACGCAGGATCCGCCCTACGACCTCCGCGGCGACGCGTGGACGATCGCCCTGCGGGAGGGGATTTGGCCGGAGTTCAAGGTCGGATGGGCGCTGCGGCCCTATCAGCGGCCCCACCCGCCGATCGCCCTCTCCATCGTGACGCCCAACTCGGCCAGTGCGCGGGCCGCGGGGGAGCGGGGATGGATTCCGATCTCCGGCAACTTCTTTAACCGCCGGTATCTGCGGAGCCACTGGGAACGCTATGCTGAAGGCTGCGAGCAGGCCGGCCGGCGGCCGGACCCCTGCGTCTGGCGTGTCGCCCGGTGCGTGCTCGTCACCGACACGAACGCGGCGGCGGAGGCGTATCTGACCGATCCGGACAACGGGCTGTCGTACTACTACGAGTTCTTCCGCCACAGTTTCGGGGTCGGCCGAAAGGCCCTGTTCATGATCAAGCCGGACCTGGAGATGCCGGACGGTGCCGTCACGGTGGACGGGATCAAGCGCGCGCAGGTCATCGCCGGCAGTCCGGACCGCGTCCTGGACCAACTGGTGGCGCTCCGAGACGAGATCGGTCACTTCGGCGCGCTGCTCGTGACCGGGCACGATTGGGATCAGCCGGAGTTGTGGCGCCGCTCGATGGAACTGCTGGCCACGGCGGTCATGCCGCGATTCCGGCAACACGCCGCCGCCTTCAAATCGCGAGCCTGA
- a CDS encoding nucleotidyltransferase family protein — translation MIAAIVLAAGQSTRMGRPKVLLSLAGRTLLAHVIAAARASQCDAVFVVTGARADAVRREAESLGAAVVHNPRYADGMGTSLAAGIAALPPDCEAAVVLLGDQPRVGAPAIDRLIAARRATGKDMILSRYGDVAGVPALIARPLFAEAAALTGDTGARGLAAGRPDRAAEVVLAPDEAWDVDTPDDFARLRQAVEREG, via the coding sequence GTGATCGCGGCGATCGTCCTTGCGGCGGGACAATCCACACGCATGGGCCGGCCCAAGGTTTTGCTGTCCCTCGCCGGCCGGACGCTGCTCGCGCACGTGATCGCCGCGGCGCGGGCGTCTCAATGCGACGCCGTCTTCGTTGTGACGGGCGCGCGGGCCGACGCCGTGCGGCGTGAAGCGGAATCCCTCGGCGCGGCGGTCGTGCACAACCCACGCTACGCCGACGGGATGGGGACGTCGCTCGCGGCCGGGATCGCGGCGCTTCCTCCGGACTGCGAGGCCGCCGTCGTGTTGCTCGGCGATCAGCCCCGCGTCGGCGCGCCCGCGATCGACCGTCTGATCGCGGCCCGCCGCGCGACCGGGAAGGACATGATCCTGTCGCGGTACGGCGACGTCGCCGGTGTCCCGGCACTGATCGCGCGCCCGTTGTTCGCGGAGGCGGCGGCGCTCACCGGGGATACCGGGGCGCGGGGCCTCGCCGCGGGGCGGCCGGATCGCGCGGCCGAGGTGGTGCTGGCGCCGGACGAGGCGTGGGACGTGGACACGCCGGACGACTTTGCGCGGCTCCGGCAGGCCGTCGAGCGCGAAGGATGA
- a CDS encoding XdhC family protein, with product MRELRDILDALAEAQARGERAALGTVIRVRGSTYRREGARLLIRADGGTVGSVSGGCLEGDIAEIARDVLATGRTRLAQYDLTSDDDAVWGLGLGCNGAIDVLIEPVPGDLLARLRRAIDERQTLVLATLIAGPDGLTPGARLYLAEDGAPEGSLGDPALDARAVTAARTQLDAHKSAVVTLEGPRGSADVFVEVLVPPLPLLICGAGHDVIPVVRLAHELGWWVMVADSRPAYATRARFPGADEVVLADDADVPRKVRIDRDTFVVVMTHNFLHDRTLLRGLLETPARYIGLLGPRARTDRLLADLAREGVTVDEAKRARLFGPVGVDLGAESPEEIALSILAEILALRNARQIASLRERGGPIHAPTA from the coding sequence ATGAGGGAGTTGCGGGACATCCTCGATGCGCTGGCCGAGGCGCAGGCCCGCGGAGAGCGGGCCGCGCTCGGCACCGTCATCCGCGTGCGCGGGTCCACGTACCGCCGGGAGGGCGCGCGGCTGCTGATTCGCGCGGACGGCGGCACCGTCGGGTCGGTCAGCGGCGGCTGCCTGGAGGGCGACATCGCCGAGATCGCGCGGGACGTCCTCGCGACCGGCCGCACCCGCCTCGCGCAGTACGATCTCACGTCGGACGACGACGCGGTGTGGGGGCTCGGACTGGGTTGCAACGGCGCCATCGACGTGTTGATCGAGCCGGTGCCGGGCGATCTGCTGGCGCGCCTGCGCCGGGCGATCGACGAGCGCCAGACGCTCGTGCTCGCGACGTTGATCGCCGGACCGGACGGCCTGACTCCCGGGGCCCGGCTCTACCTCGCGGAGGACGGCGCGCCCGAGGGCTCCCTCGGCGATCCGGCCCTCGACGCGCGCGCCGTGACCGCGGCGCGGACGCAGCTCGACGCACACAAGTCGGCCGTGGTCACGCTCGAGGGTCCCCGCGGGTCCGCCGACGTGTTTGTGGAAGTCCTGGTGCCGCCGCTCCCGCTCCTGATCTGCGGCGCCGGGCACGACGTGATCCCGGTCGTTCGGCTCGCGCACGAACTCGGCTGGTGGGTGATGGTGGCCGACAGCCGGCCGGCCTATGCGACGCGCGCGCGCTTTCCGGGCGCGGACGAAGTCGTGCTGGCCGACGACGCGGACGTGCCCCGCAAGGTCCGCATCGACCGCGACACGTTCGTCGTCGTGATGACGCACAACTTTCTCCACGACCGGACACTGCTGCGCGGGCTGCTCGAGACCCCGGCCCGGTACATCGGCCTGCTCGGACCGCGGGCGCGGACCGACCGGCTGCTCGCCGACCTCGCCCGCGAGGGAGTGACGGTCGACGAGGCGAAGCGCGCGCGGCTCTTCGGCCCGGTCGGGGTGGACCTCGGCGCGGAGTCGCCCGAGGAAATCGCCCTCAGCATTCTCGCGGAGATTCTCGCACTGCGGAACGCACGGCAGATCGCGTCCCTGCGGGAACGCGGCGGTCCCATCCACGCGCCTACGGCGTGA
- a CDS encoding VWA domain-containing protein produces the protein MDGRPSEPPRWQPSFPSADPPLRWARPGSLAANLTLFGRRLRGRGLLVGPAEIGLALASLETIDVADRDAVRLALRTVLCSRAEDLPAFDEEFERFWQAPAFGPVMPSPDEDAAETDAAGAAPEAARGDVAITDWAEEGSPSEDERSVPAYSPAELRAAKDFSAFAADDLEAITELIMRIARRIAMRLSRRMRAARRGELVDLRRTMRRSLQYGGDAAALVWRRRKIRKVRIVLLCDVSGSMDVYSRFLVQFVYALQGVVGRVESFLFSTSLTRVTDALAHRDIRRALAEASRYVPDWSGGTKIGASLRTFNEQYGSLVDGRTIVVVASDGWDTGDLDVLVSAMRVLRARAGKVIWLNPLLGSPGYEPVTQGMAAALPFVDVFASAHNLASLRVLERHLRRPRGARGVRRAPARAPASAR, from the coding sequence ATGGATGGACGCCCGAGCGAACCACCTCGCTGGCAGCCCAGCTTCCCCAGCGCTGATCCCCCGCTGCGCTGGGCGCGCCCCGGCAGCCTCGCAGCAAACCTGACGCTCTTCGGGCGGCGGCTGCGCGGCCGGGGCCTGCTCGTCGGCCCGGCCGAGATCGGCCTCGCGCTCGCCTCACTCGAGACGATCGACGTCGCGGACCGCGACGCGGTGCGTCTCGCGCTGCGCACCGTGCTCTGCTCGCGCGCGGAAGACCTGCCGGCGTTCGATGAGGAATTCGAGCGCTTCTGGCAGGCCCCGGCGTTCGGGCCGGTGATGCCCTCACCGGACGAGGACGCGGCCGAGACCGACGCCGCCGGCGCCGCGCCGGAGGCCGCGCGCGGCGACGTCGCGATCACCGATTGGGCGGAGGAAGGCAGTCCGTCCGAGGACGAGCGCTCCGTGCCCGCGTACAGCCCCGCCGAGCTCCGCGCCGCCAAGGACTTCAGCGCGTTCGCCGCGGACGACCTCGAGGCCATCACCGAGCTCATCATGCGCATCGCCCGCCGCATCGCGATGCGGCTCTCCCGGCGGATGCGCGCCGCGCGTCGCGGCGAGCTCGTCGACCTCCGCCGCACCATGCGGCGCAGCCTGCAGTACGGCGGGGACGCCGCCGCGCTGGTCTGGCGCCGCCGGAAGATCCGCAAGGTCCGGATCGTGCTGCTCTGCGACGTCAGCGGCTCGATGGACGTCTACAGCCGGTTCCTGGTGCAGTTCGTCTACGCGCTGCAGGGCGTGGTGGGGCGCGTCGAGTCGTTCCTCTTCAGCACGTCGCTGACGCGGGTGACCGACGCACTCGCGCACCGCGACATCCGCCGGGCGCTCGCGGAGGCGTCGCGCTACGTGCCGGACTGGTCGGGCGGAACGAAGATCGGCGCGTCGCTAAGGACCTTCAACGAGCAGTACGGATCGCTGGTAGACGGCCGGACGATCGTCGTGGTGGCGAGCGACGGCTGGGACACCGGTGATCTCGACGTCCTGGTGTCGGCGATGCGCGTGCTGCGGGCGCGGGCGGGCAAGGTCATCTGGCTCAACCCGCTGCTTGGCAGCCCCGGGTACGAGCCGGTGACTCAGGGGATGGCGGCCGCGCTGCCGTTCGTGGACGTCTTCGCCTCGGCCCACAATCTCGCCAGCCTGCGCGTGCTGGAACGGCACCTCCGCCGGCCCCGTGGCGCGCGGGGGGTCCGGCGGGCGCCGGCGCGCGCGCCCGCCAGCGCGAGATAG